In one Novosphingopyxis iocasae genomic region, the following are encoded:
- the ctrA gene encoding response regulator transcription factor CtrA translates to MRVLLIEDEPTTAKAIEMMLAAEGFNVYTTDLGEEGLDLGKLYDYDIICLDLNLPDMHGYDVLKKLRVAKVQTPVLILSGVGEMDSKVRSFGFGADDYVTKPFHREELIARIHAVVRRSKGHSQSVIRTGKLAVNLDAKTVEVDGNRVHLTGKEYAMLELLSLRKGTTLTKEMFLNHLYGGMDEPELKIIDVFICKLRKKLSLACEGENYIETVWGRGYVLRDIDEDGTERTRAA, encoded by the coding sequence ATGCGTGTACTTCTGATCGAAGACGAGCCGACCACCGCGAAAGCGATCGAGATGATGCTCGCCGCTGAAGGCTTCAATGTCTACACCACGGATCTGGGCGAAGAAGGCCTCGATCTGGGCAAGCTGTATGATTACGACATCATCTGCTTGGACCTGAACCTGCCGGACATGCACGGCTACGACGTCCTAAAGAAACTGCGCGTCGCCAAGGTGCAAACGCCGGTGCTGATCCTCTCAGGCGTCGGTGAAATGGATTCCAAGGTGCGCAGCTTCGGCTTCGGTGCCGACGATTACGTCACCAAGCCCTTCCACCGCGAAGAGTTGATCGCGCGTATTCACGCCGTTGTGCGCCGTTCCAAGGGCCATTCCCAGTCGGTCATCCGCACCGGCAAGCTTGCCGTGAACCTCGATGCCAAGACCGTGGAGGTGGACGGCAACCGCGTGCACCTCACCGGCAAGGAATATGCGATGCTGGAGCTGCTCAGCTTGCGCAAGGGTACCACGCTCACCAAGGAAATGTTCCTCAACCACCTCTATGGTGGGATGGACGAGCCGGAACTGAAGATTATCGACGTCTTCATCTGCAAGCTACGCAAGAAGCTCAGCCTGGCCTGCGAAGGCGAAAACTATATCGAAACCGTCTGGGGCCGCGGCTATGTGCTGCGTGACATCGACGAAGACGGAACGGAACGCACCCGCGCCGCCTGA
- a CDS encoding cytidine deaminase: MSGDFSGLDLALVVEARKAMANAYAPYSRFAVGAAVELDNGTVVRGCNLENASYGLALCAEATALATVNAHGGFARVRRIAIAGGPMDADPGAPSAVVTPCGRCRQMIREARDVGAAEIRIICAGAHGETMRVYGIDDLLPDAFGPSNLSQGTA, translated from the coding sequence ATGAGCGGTGATTTTTCCGGACTGGACCTGGCGTTGGTGGTCGAGGCGCGCAAGGCGATGGCGAACGCCTATGCGCCCTATAGTCGCTTCGCGGTGGGCGCGGCGGTTGAGCTGGACAACGGCACCGTCGTGCGCGGCTGCAATCTGGAAAATGCGAGCTACGGCCTGGCGTTATGCGCAGAAGCCACAGCACTCGCCACAGTGAACGCGCATGGCGGCTTTGCCCGCGTGCGCCGCATTGCCATCGCCGGCGGCCCGATGGACGCCGATCCGGGCGCACCCAGCGCCGTCGTCACTCCCTGCGGACGCTGCCGCCAGATGATCCGCGAAGCGCGCGATGTAGGCGCCGCGGAAATCCGCATCATTTGCGCAGGCGCGCACGGAGAAACGATGCGGGTCTACGGGATCGATGACCTGCTGCCCGATGCGTTCGGGCCGAGCAATTTGAGCCAGGGGACCGCATGA
- a CDS encoding DoxX family protein: protein MHFVSKFAALIARILISPLFILAGLGKFLDLAGTDQYIQSVGLPAGLAVPAATFEVVLGLLLLLGLFTRLTAILLAGFCIITGLVFHNDWGDPIQQAMFLKNLAVAGGLIMVFSYGNVSHGLDRMRSKRDREHELRERELEEHREREVARKRGDFDVATKPGGKA, encoded by the coding sequence ATGCACTTCGTCAGCAAATTTGCCGCGCTGATTGCGCGCATCCTGATATCGCCGCTGTTCATCCTGGCGGGATTGGGCAAGTTCCTCGATCTGGCGGGCACGGATCAGTATATTCAGTCTGTCGGACTGCCGGCTGGCCTCGCCGTGCCCGCGGCCACGTTCGAGGTGGTGCTGGGGCTTTTGTTGCTGCTCGGCCTTTTCACGCGTCTGACGGCCATTTTGCTGGCAGGCTTCTGCATTATCACCGGCCTGGTTTTTCACAATGACTGGGGCGATCCGATCCAGCAGGCGATGTTCCTCAAAAACCTTGCCGTTGCGGGCGGCCTGATCATGGTGTTCTCCTATGGCAATGTCAGCCACGGGCTCGATCGGATGCGTTCAAAACGGGACCGCGAGCACGAGCTACGCGAGCGGGAGCTGGAAGAGCATCGTGAGCGTGAGGTGGCGCGCAAACGCGGCGATTTCGACGTAGCAACCAAGCCGGGAGGGAAGGCATGA
- a CDS encoding chorismate mutase — protein MTQNPKSAPRPIDNLREEIDALDDALLDLVEKRLALSKSIAAAKSAEDDRHLMIRPKRERQLIERLAGNTRAIPRASVSAIWRELMSLNLQSQRSTELALCADERRMHVADQARRRFGTVAPMVEVAEPAAALERARTRETIAIIELNPKADWWTVLAEDDDLVIFDALREEGGWVTAIVVGRLDSSHVPEDRRYCVVSASELLSRVVKGEPICPLASAGDWRLCLTDLASAHTLSDAA, from the coding sequence ATGACCCAGAATCCGAAATCCGCCCCGCGTCCGATCGATAATCTGCGTGAAGAAATCGACGCGCTCGACGATGCACTGCTCGATCTTGTTGAAAAGCGCTTGGCGCTGTCCAAGTCCATCGCCGCCGCCAAGAGCGCAGAGGACGACCGTCATCTGATGATCCGCCCCAAGCGCGAGCGGCAGCTGATCGAGCGCCTCGCCGGCAACACCCGCGCCATCCCGCGCGCCAGCGTTTCGGCGATCTGGCGGGAACTGATGAGCCTCAATCTGCAATCGCAGCGCAGCACCGAACTGGCGCTATGCGCCGATGAGCGCCGCATGCACGTCGCCGATCAGGCGCGCCGCCGCTTCGGCACGGTCGCCCCCATGGTGGAGGTGGCAGAGCCCGCCGCTGCACTGGAACGCGCCCGCACGCGTGAAACCATTGCGATCATCGAACTCAATCCGAAGGCGGACTGGTGGACGGTGCTGGCCGAGGACGACGATCTTGTCATTTTCGATGCGCTGCGGGAGGAAGGCGGCTGGGTTACGGCCATCGTGGTCGGCCGGCTGGACAGCTCGCATGTGCCCGAAGACCGCCGCTACTGCGTCGTGAGCGCGAGCGAGCTGTTGTCGCGCGTGGTGAAGGGGGAGCCGATCTGTCCGCTCGCCAGCGCAGGCGATTGGCGGTTGTGCCTTACCGATCTGGCATCGGCACACACGCTTTCCGACGCCGCCTGA
- a CDS encoding prephenate dehydratase domain-containing protein yields MTSEVAYQGEPGAFGEMACLAALPDWKPVAHESFEAVADAVAAGRFQRGMIPVENSNAGPVPGNLEMIASKNVTVLSRHALPVAMHCLGLPGARLEDIRLVRSHPMAIKESRRFLCDLGAATEESRNTAMAAHRLTETGDASVAVLASSRSAEIYGLEFLARNVQDSADNTTFFAMIAPR; encoded by the coding sequence ATGACCAGTGAAGTCGCCTATCAAGGCGAGCCCGGCGCGTTCGGCGAGATGGCCTGTCTCGCCGCCCTTCCGGACTGGAAGCCGGTTGCCCATGAAAGTTTCGAAGCGGTGGCCGACGCTGTCGCCGCCGGACGCTTCCAACGCGGGATGATCCCGGTCGAAAACAGCAATGCCGGGCCGGTGCCCGGCAATCTGGAAATGATCGCGTCCAAGAACGTCACCGTCCTTTCGCGCCATGCGCTGCCGGTTGCGATGCACTGTCTCGGCCTGCCGGGCGCCCGGCTGGAAGATATCCGTCTTGTGCGCAGTCATCCCATGGCGATCAAGGAGTCCCGCCGGTTTCTCTGTGATTTGGGGGCGGCTACCGAGGAATCGCGCAACACCGCGATGGCCGCGCATCGTCTTACCGAAACGGGTGATGCCTCGGTGGCCGTGCTCGCCTCCTCCCGCTCGGCCGAGATCTACGGTCTCGAATTCCTGGCGCGTAATGTGCAGGACAGCGCGGACAACACTACCTTTTTCGCGATGATCGCCCCGCGCTGA
- a CDS encoding saccharopine dehydrogenase family protein: MTNREFDVVIYGATGFTGQLVAEYVAQAHGGSELKWAMAGRNLTKLEQVRSAIDAPSDTPLIVADASDPASLEAMCARTKVVLTTVGPYQLHGNELVAACAKTGTDYCDLCGEPAWMRQQIDLHQAEAARTGARIVFSCGFDSIPFDLGVLLLQKHARATNGTPAPRVKGRVRAMEGGFSGGTAASLKATMAAAAKDPKVIGYLTDPFSLTPGFEGPDQPKGLVPHVDDALDSWVAPFIMATINTKNVHRTNRLLGHPYGEDFRYDEMVVTSPGEMGQKAAEMLAKANPLAGDKGPKPGEGPSKAERDAGFYDLLFIGEWPDGRAARFGVKGDRDPGYGSTSRMIAETAILLSERAHDGDGGVWTPGALFGEELAKRLEERAGLTFASE; the protein is encoded by the coding sequence ATGACCAATCGCGAATTCGATGTCGTTATCTATGGGGCAACGGGCTTCACGGGACAGCTGGTCGCCGAATATGTCGCGCAGGCCCATGGCGGCAGCGAGCTGAAATGGGCGATGGCCGGGCGCAATCTCACCAAGCTTGAGCAGGTGCGCAGCGCGATTGACGCGCCGAGCGATACGCCGCTGATTGTCGCCGACGCATCCGATCCCGCCTCGCTCGAAGCGATGTGCGCGCGCACCAAGGTGGTCCTCACCACGGTCGGGCCTTACCAGCTGCACGGCAACGAACTGGTCGCCGCCTGCGCCAAAACTGGTACGGATTATTGCGATCTGTGCGGAGAGCCCGCCTGGATGCGTCAGCAGATCGACCTGCATCAGGCTGAGGCGGCGCGCACGGGCGCGCGGATCGTCTTTTCCTGCGGCTTCGACTCGATCCCCTTCGATCTCGGCGTGCTTCTTCTGCAAAAGCACGCCCGCGCGACCAACGGCACTCCAGCGCCGCGCGTGAAAGGACGGGTGAGGGCGATGGAAGGCGGTTTCTCCGGCGGTACGGCGGCCAGCCTTAAGGCCACCATGGCCGCGGCGGCGAAAGACCCGAAGGTGATCGGTTATCTCACCGATCCCTTTTCGCTGACGCCAGGTTTCGAGGGGCCGGACCAGCCCAAGGGTCTTGTTCCGCATGTCGATGATGCGCTGGACAGCTGGGTGGCGCCGTTCATCATGGCGACGATCAACACCAAGAACGTCCACCGCACCAACCGTCTGCTCGGCCATCCCTATGGCGAAGATTTTCGATATGACGAGATGGTGGTTACGAGCCCCGGCGAAATGGGCCAGAAGGCCGCCGAAATGCTCGCCAAGGCCAATCCGCTGGCCGGCGACAAGGGGCCGAAACCGGGCGAAGGGCCGAGCAAGGCGGAGCGGGATGCCGGCTTCTACGATCTCCTGTTTATCGGCGAATGGCCGGACGGTCGTGCCGCGCGCTTTGGCGTGAAGGGGGATCGCGATCCGGGGTACGGTTCCACCAGTCGCATGATCGCGGAAACGGCGATCCTCTTGTCCGAGCGCGCACATGACGGCGATGGCGGGGTATGGACGCCGGGCGCGCTCTTCGGTGAGGAACTGGCAAAGCGGCTCGAAGAACGGGCGGGGCTGACTTTCGCATCCGAATGA
- a CDS encoding aldehyde dehydrogenase family protein gives MREHLKHYIGGRWVESEGGERHEVINPATEEPVTAITLGTAADVDKAVAAAREAYESFSQTSVEDRLALLQRIADEYKARMGDMAKAISEEMGAPISFAGAAQAPAGLGHFLATAKALKDFAFEEQIGKATVLHEPIGVVGLITPWNWPVNQINAKVAPCIAAGNTMVLKPSEECPSNAVILAEIMEAAGVPAGVFNLVQGDGPTVGAAIAGHENIDMVSFTGSTRAGIAVAQAAAPTVKRVHQELGGKAPNLVLEGAKLDEVLPPTLQGVLANSGQSCIAPTRLLVHESQKEEAEQFAKAMFAQTKVGSPDEQGMHIGPVVNKTQYDKIQELIESGIEQGATLLEGGPGLPEGVNRGYYVRPTVFADVTPDMRLFREETFGPVATITSYASSEEAVRLANDTAYGLSATISGDPEAARPVAAKLRAGLVTVNSWGPDSGAPFGGYKQSGNGREFGAYGLRDFMEVKTLVGA, from the coding sequence ATGCGCGAACATCTGAAACATTATATCGGCGGCCGATGGGTGGAAAGTGAAGGCGGTGAGCGGCATGAGGTGATCAACCCGGCGACTGAAGAGCCAGTCACCGCGATTACGCTGGGTACCGCAGCCGATGTCGACAAGGCCGTTGCCGCTGCGCGCGAAGCCTATGAAAGCTTTTCGCAAACCAGTGTGGAGGATCGCCTCGCTCTGCTACAGCGCATTGCCGACGAATATAAAGCGCGCATGGGCGACATGGCCAAGGCGATCAGCGAGGAGATGGGCGCGCCGATCAGCTTCGCCGGCGCCGCGCAGGCACCCGCCGGCCTCGGCCATTTTCTCGCTACCGCAAAGGCGCTGAAGGATTTCGCGTTCGAGGAACAGATCGGCAAGGCCACGGTGCTGCATGAACCGATCGGCGTCGTCGGCCTGATCACGCCGTGGAACTGGCCGGTCAACCAGATCAACGCCAAGGTCGCGCCCTGCATCGCTGCAGGTAATACGATGGTACTGAAGCCGTCCGAAGAGTGCCCGTCCAATGCGGTGATCCTCGCCGAGATCATGGAAGCCGCCGGTGTTCCCGCGGGCGTGTTCAACCTAGTACAGGGCGACGGGCCGACCGTCGGCGCGGCGATCGCGGGCCATGAGAATATCGACATGGTGAGCTTCACCGGATCGACGCGCGCGGGCATCGCTGTGGCGCAGGCCGCCGCTCCGACGGTGAAGCGCGTTCACCAGGAACTGGGCGGCAAAGCGCCCAATCTGGTGCTGGAAGGCGCCAAGCTGGACGAGGTGCTTCCGCCCACGCTGCAAGGCGTGCTCGCCAATAGCGGGCAGAGCTGCATCGCGCCCACGCGCCTACTCGTTCACGAAAGCCAGAAGGAAGAGGCCGAGCAATTCGCGAAAGCGATGTTCGCACAGACCAAGGTGGGCAGCCCGGACGAACAGGGCATGCACATCGGCCCCGTCGTGAACAAAACGCAGTACGACAAGATCCAGGAACTGATCGAGAGCGGGATCGAGCAAGGCGCGACGTTGCTGGAGGGCGGCCCCGGCCTGCCCGAAGGCGTCAACCGCGGCTATTATGTGCGCCCCACCGTGTTCGCCGACGTGACGCCCGATATGCGGCTGTTTCGCGAGGAAACCTTCGGCCCCGTCGCGACGATCACGAGCTATGCGAGCAGTGAGGAAGCCGTGCGGCTGGCCAATGACACCGCATACGGCCTTTCCGCCACCATCTCCGGCGATCCGGAAGCGGCCCGGCCTGTCGCGGCCAAGCTGCGCGCGGGACTGGTCACCGTGAACAGCTGGGGGCCGGACAGCGGCGCACCCTTCGGCGGCTACAAGCAATCGGGCAATGGCCGTGAATTCGGCGCGTACGGCTTGCGCGACTTCATGGAGGTCAAAACCCTCGTCGGCGCCTGA
- the dcd gene encoding dCTP deaminase: protein MSILSDIWIREQAQGHAMIEPFVEAQRRDNCISYGLSSYGYDARVADEFKIFTNVDSAVVDPKNFDSNSFVDRKTDCCIIPPNSFALARTVEYFRVPRDVLVICLGKSTYARCGIIVNVTPLEPGWEGHVTLEFSNTTPLPAKVYANEGACQFLFLKGDQPCETSYADRAGKYMGQRGVTLPKL from the coding sequence ATGAGCATTCTTTCCGATATCTGGATCCGTGAGCAGGCGCAGGGCCATGCCATGATCGAGCCGTTCGTCGAGGCGCAGCGGCGGGACAACTGCATCAGCTATGGCCTCAGCTCCTATGGCTATGACGCGCGCGTGGCGGACGAGTTCAAGATCTTCACCAATGTCGACAGTGCGGTGGTGGACCCCAAGAACTTCGATTCGAACAGCTTCGTCGATCGCAAGACCGATTGTTGCATCATTCCCCCCAACAGCTTCGCCCTTGCCCGCACGGTGGAATATTTCCGGGTGCCGCGCGACGTGCTGGTCATTTGCCTCGGCAAATCGACCTATGCGCGTTGCGGTATCATCGTGAACGTCACGCCGCTGGAACCGGGCTGGGAGGGGCATGTCACGCTGGAATTTTCCAACACCACACCGCTGCCCGCCAAGGTTTACGCCAATGAAGGCGCCTGCCAGTTCCTGTTCCTGAAGGGCGATCAGCCCTGTGAGACGAGCTACGCCGATCGCGCCGGAAAATATATGGGCCAGCGCGGCGTGACCCTGCCGAAATTGTAA
- a CDS encoding metallophosphoesterase family protein, which produces MVLRLLKRKKDVVGPRGRKASIPEGERVYAIGDIHGRADLFDALLAKIEADDTARGNAETTLILLGDLVDRGPDSRGVVERAMKLGATRGNVRFLAGNHEEVFLEAVRSPSKEVARFFYRIGGRETVMSYGLSEEEMNALDHAELAQRIPQVVPEEHAAFIEAFEDSIAIGDYLFVHAGVKPDVPLDSQKARHLRWIREEFLDHKGRLDKLVVHGHTISEEVEERGHRIGIDTGAWESGKLTAIGLEGTERWFIDTAE; this is translated from the coding sequence ATGGTACTGAGACTTCTCAAACGCAAAAAAGACGTGGTCGGCCCGCGCGGCCGCAAGGCGAGCATCCCGGAGGGGGAGCGCGTCTATGCGATCGGCGATATCCACGGCCGCGCGGACCTGTTCGATGCGCTGCTGGCGAAGATCGAGGCGGACGATACGGCGCGGGGCAACGCGGAGACCACACTGATCCTGCTCGGCGATCTGGTTGATCGCGGGCCCGACTCGCGCGGCGTGGTCGAACGCGCGATGAAGCTGGGCGCAACGCGCGGCAATGTGCGGTTTCTCGCCGGCAATCATGAAGAGGTGTTCCTGGAGGCAGTGCGCTCACCCTCCAAGGAAGTCGCGCGCTTTTTCTACAGGATTGGCGGGCGTGAGACGGTGATGAGCTATGGCCTGTCCGAAGAGGAAATGAACGCACTTGATCATGCCGAACTGGCCCAGCGCATCCCGCAGGTCGTGCCGGAAGAACATGCCGCCTTCATCGAAGCGTTCGAGGATAGCATCGCGATCGGCGATTATCTGTTCGTGCATGCGGGCGTGAAGCCGGACGTGCCGCTCGATTCGCAGAAGGCGAGGCATCTGCGCTGGATCCGTGAGGAGTTCCTCGATCATAAGGGGCGGCTCGACAAGCTGGTGGTGCACGGACACACGATCAGTGAAGAGGTGGAAGAGCGCGGCCACCGCATCGGCATCGATACCGGTGCATGGGAAAGCGGCAAACTGACCGCGATCGGGCTGGAAGGCACCGAACGCTGGTTCATCGATACGGCGGAATGA